A window of the Arachis duranensis cultivar V14167 chromosome 5, aradu.V14167.gnm2.J7QH, whole genome shotgun sequence genome harbors these coding sequences:
- the LOC107489011 gene encoding uncharacterized protein LOC107489011, with the protein MVDEYRAKMPFPQKICQEERDKLFVRFAEYLRVLEIKIPFVEALEQIPSYTKFMKDILSHKKDWRETQTVLLTKECSATIQNSLPEKLKDLGSFMIPCTLGVSCTRTTLCDLGESINLTPASLIKNLCLIEEVKPTRMCFQLADGSTKILSGIIKDMIVKV; encoded by the coding sequence ATGGTTGATGAGTACAGGGCTAAGATGCCATTTCCTCAGAAAATCTGTCAAGAGGAAAGGGATAAACTGTTTGTTCGCTTTGCGGAGTATCTGAGAGTACTAGAGATAAAGATCCCTTTCGTAGAAGCTCTTGAACAGATACCTTCTTATACGAAGTTCATGAAGGACAttctaagtcataagaaggattggagagagacACAAACAGTCCTCCTtactaaggaatgtagtgcaaCCATTCAGAACAGCTtgccagagaagcttaaagatcttggaagctttatgataccatgcactcTAGGTGTTTCTTGTACAAGGACAactctatgtgaccttggagaaAGCATCAACCTAACACCTGCTTCTTTAATAAAGAATCTCTGTTTGATTgaggaagtcaaaccaacccgcaTGTGctttcaacttgctgatgggtCTACTAAGATACTATCAGGAATAATaaaggacatgattgtcaaggtttgA